In Paractinoplanes brasiliensis, the following proteins share a genomic window:
- a CDS encoding TIGR03557 family F420-dependent LLM class oxidoreductase has translation MRIGYFLSCEEYGPADLLAQARAAEKAGFSALWISDHYHPWVDAQGNSPFVWSMIGALSQATSLPITTAVTCPTVRIHPAVIAQAAATSAVLTGGRFRLGIGTGEALNEHIFGDAWPELDVRLEMLEEAVEVMRGLWQGGMFSHHGKHYTVENARIYTLPEKPVEIYISGFGPKAVDVAARIGDGYVSTMPDGELVSRFRENGGGSKIAQAGFKAAFAATEDEGARIAYEKWPNAGVPGELSQVLPSPKHFEQAAQLVTQDMVREAFVCGNDAAAHLEMIDQYRQAGFDEVYVANTGPDYAGLFELYANEILPKIA, from the coding sequence ATGCGTATCGGATACTTCCTTTCCTGCGAGGAGTACGGTCCCGCCGACCTCCTGGCCCAGGCCCGCGCCGCCGAGAAGGCCGGCTTCTCCGCCCTCTGGATCTCCGACCACTACCACCCGTGGGTCGACGCGCAGGGCAACAGCCCGTTCGTGTGGTCGATGATCGGGGCGCTCAGCCAGGCGACGTCGCTGCCGATCACCACGGCGGTGACCTGCCCGACCGTACGGATCCACCCGGCCGTGATCGCCCAGGCCGCGGCGACCAGCGCCGTGCTCACCGGGGGCCGGTTCCGGCTCGGCATCGGCACGGGCGAGGCGCTCAACGAGCACATCTTCGGCGACGCGTGGCCGGAGCTGGACGTACGGCTGGAAATGCTCGAAGAGGCCGTCGAGGTGATGCGGGGTCTGTGGCAGGGCGGCATGTTCTCGCACCACGGCAAGCACTACACCGTGGAGAACGCGCGCATCTACACGCTGCCCGAGAAGCCGGTCGAGATCTACATTTCCGGGTTCGGCCCCAAGGCGGTCGACGTGGCCGCGCGGATCGGCGACGGCTACGTCAGCACGATGCCCGACGGCGAGCTGGTGTCCCGGTTCCGCGAGAACGGCGGCGGCTCCAAGATCGCGCAAGCCGGGTTCAAGGCCGCTTTCGCCGCCACCGAGGACGAGGGCGCACGGATCGCGTACGAGAAATGGCCGAACGCCGGGGTGCCCGGTGAGCTCTCCCAGGTGCTGCCCTCGCCGAAGCACTTCGAGCAGGCGGCTCAGCTGGTCACCCAGGACATGGTGCGCGAGGCGTTCGTCTGCGGCAACGACGCGGCGGCCCACCTCGAGATGATCGACCAGTACCGCCAGGCCGGCTTCGACGAGGTCTATGTGGCCAACACCGGGCCCGATTACGCGGGGCTGTTCGAGCTGTACGCCAACGAGATCCTCCCCAAGATCGCGTAA